A DNA window from Buttiauxella agrestis contains the following coding sequences:
- the atpI gene encoding F0F1 ATP synthase subunit I produces MSVSLLSRNVARKLLFLQLLAVIAIGLLFCLKDPVWGASAFGGGLAAWLPNAVFMNFAWRHQVHTPSKGRLAWTFAIGEVLKVIASFTILVVALAGFKAVLLPLIVTWVSVLVVQILAPAVINNKG; encoded by the coding sequence ATGTCTGTGTCGCTATTGAGTAGAAACGTTGCTCGTAAGCTTCTGTTCCTTCAGTTACTTGCAGTGATAGCAATTGGATTGCTGTTTTGCCTCAAAGACCCCGTGTGGGGTGCTTCTGCTTTTGGTGGAGGCCTGGCAGCTTGGTTGCCAAATGCAGTATTTATGAATTTCGCCTGGCGTCACCAGGTGCATACACCATCGAAAGGCCGCCTGGCCTGGACTTTCGCCATTGGCGAAGTGCTAAAGGTGATTGCGAGCTTTACCATACTGGTGGTGGCGTTAGCTGGTTTTAAGGCGGTATTGTTGCCGCTTATTGTGACGTGGGTTTCGGTGCTGGTTGTGCAGATACTCGCACCAGCTGTAATTAACAACAAAGGGTAA
- the atpB gene encoding F0F1 ATP synthase subunit A: protein MSAGEISTPQEYIGHHLNNLQLDLRTFSLVDPQNPPATFWTLNIDSMFFSVVLGLLFLVLFRKVAKTATSGVPGKFQTAVEMVIDFVNGNVKDMYHGKSKVIAPLALTVFVWVLLMNLMDLLPIDFLPFIGEHIFGLPALRVVPSADVNITLSMALGVFILILFYSIKMKGIGGFTKELTLQPFNHWAFIPFNLILEGVSLLSKPVSLGLRLFGNMYAGELIFILIAGLLPWWSQWILSVPWAIFHILIITLQAFIFMVLTIVYLSMASEEH, encoded by the coding sequence ATGTCTGCAGGAGAAATCTCTACACCGCAGGAGTATATAGGCCACCATCTGAATAACCTTCAGTTGGACCTGCGTACTTTCTCGCTGGTTGATCCGCAAAACCCCCCGGCCACCTTCTGGACGCTCAATATTGACTCCATGTTTTTCTCGGTGGTTCTGGGTCTGCTATTCCTGGTGTTATTCCGTAAAGTAGCCAAAACAGCGACGAGCGGCGTACCTGGTAAATTTCAGACTGCGGTTGAAATGGTTATCGATTTTGTTAATGGCAATGTCAAAGACATGTACCATGGCAAAAGCAAGGTCATTGCACCGCTGGCCCTGACTGTGTTCGTCTGGGTATTACTGATGAACCTGATGGACCTGTTGCCAATTGATTTCTTGCCGTTTATCGGCGAGCACATCTTCGGCCTCCCTGCCCTGCGTGTGGTGCCGTCTGCGGACGTGAATATCACCCTGTCCATGGCGTTGGGTGTGTTTATCCTCATTCTTTTCTACAGCATCAAAATGAAAGGCATTGGCGGCTTCACGAAAGAGCTGACGCTGCAGCCGTTCAATCACTGGGCATTTATACCGTTCAACTTAATCCTTGAAGGTGTAAGCCTGCTGTCCAAACCAGTATCACTGGGCCTGCGACTGTTCGGCAACATGTATGCCGGTGAGTTGATTTTCATTCTGATTGCTGGTCTGTTGCCGTGGTGGTCACAGTGGATTCTGAGTGTGCCTTGGGCCATTTTCCACATCCTGATTATTACGCTGCAAGCCTTCATATTCATGGTTCTAACGATTGTCTATCTGTCGATGGCATCTGAAGAGCATTGA
- the atpE gene encoding F0F1 ATP synthase subunit C gives MENLNMDLLYMAAAVMMGLAAIGAAIGIGILGGKFLEGAARQPDLIPLLRTQFFIVMGLVDAIPMIAVGLGLYVMFAVA, from the coding sequence ATGGAAAACCTGAATATGGATCTGCTGTACATGGCTGCCGCTGTGATGATGGGTCTGGCGGCAATCGGTGCTGCGATCGGTATCGGCATCCTCGGGGGAAAATTCCTGGAAGGCGCAGCGCGTCAACCTGATCTGATTCCTTTGCTGCGTACTCAGTTCTTTATCGTTATGGGTCTGGTGGATGCTATCCCGATGATCGCTGTTGGTCTGGGTCTGTACGTGATGTTCGCCGTCGCGTAG
- the atpF gene encoding F0F1 ATP synthase subunit B: MNLNATILGQAIAFVLFVLFCMKYVWPPIMAAIEKRQQEIADGLSSAERAKKDLDLAQANATDQLKKAKAEAQVIIEQANKRRSQILEEAKTEAEQERDKIVAQAQAEIDAERKRAREELRKQVALLAIAGAEKIIERSVDEAANSDIVDKLVAEL; the protein is encoded by the coding sequence GTGAATCTTAACGCAACAATCCTCGGCCAGGCCATCGCGTTTGTCCTGTTTGTTCTGTTCTGCATGAAGTACGTATGGCCGCCAATCATGGCTGCCATCGAGAAGCGTCAACAAGAAATTGCTGATGGCCTCTCTTCTGCAGAACGTGCCAAAAAGGACCTTGACCTTGCACAGGCCAACGCGACCGACCAGCTGAAAAAAGCCAAAGCGGAAGCTCAGGTGATCATCGAGCAGGCTAACAAACGCCGCTCTCAGATCCTTGAAGAAGCTAAAACCGAGGCAGAGCAGGAACGTGACAAAATCGTTGCACAGGCTCAGGCAGAAATCGACGCAGAGCGTAAACGCGCTCGTGAAGAACTGCGTAAGCAAGTGGCTCTGCTGGCTATCGCCGGTGCCGAGAAGATCATTGAACGTTCCGTGGATGAAGCTGCTAACAGCGACATCGTTGATAAACTGGTCGCTGAACTGTAA
- the atpH gene encoding F0F1 ATP synthase subunit delta yields the protein MSEFVTVARPYAKAAFDFAVEHQSVDNWQHMLGFAAEVSKNEQVAELLSGALAPDTLSASFISICGDQLDANGQNLIKVMAENGRLKVLPDVLEQFVQLRAAQEATVEVEVTSASVLNEDQLSKISTAMEKRLSRKVKLNCKIDKSVIAGVIIRAGDMVIDGSVRGRLNRLTDVLQS from the coding sequence ATGTCTGAATTTGTAACTGTAGCTCGCCCCTACGCCAAAGCAGCTTTTGACTTTGCCGTCGAGCACCAAAGCGTTGATAACTGGCAGCATATGCTGGGTTTCGCCGCTGAGGTGTCTAAAAACGAACAAGTAGCAGAGCTTCTTTCCGGCGCTTTAGCTCCGGATACTCTCTCTGCGTCGTTTATCTCCATCTGTGGTGACCAGTTAGACGCCAATGGCCAGAACCTGATTAAGGTGATGGCTGAAAATGGGCGTCTGAAAGTTCTTCCTGATGTTCTTGAGCAATTCGTTCAACTGCGCGCAGCCCAGGAGGCTACCGTAGAAGTCGAAGTGACTTCTGCCAGCGTATTAAACGAAGACCAGCTTTCGAAAATCAGCACCGCGATGGAAAAACGTCTGTCACGCAAAGTTAAGCTGAATTGCAAAATTGACAAGTCTGTAATAGCGGGTGTCATTATCCGCGCAGGTGATATGGTTATTGATGGTAGCGTACGCGGCCGTCTTAATCGCCTGACAGACGTCTTGCAGTCTTAA
- the atpA gene encoding F0F1 ATP synthase subunit alpha has product MQLNSTEISELIKQRIAQFSVVSEAHNEGTIVSVSDGIIRVHGLADVMQGEMISLPGNRYAIALNLERDSVGAVVMGPYADLAEGMKVKCTGRILEVPVGRGLLGRVVNTLGAPIDGKGPLEHDGFAAVEAIAPGVIERQSVDQPVQTGYKSVDAMIPIGRGQRELIIGDRQTGKTALAIDAIINQRDSGIKCIYVAIGQKASTISNVVRKLEEHGALSNTIVVVATASESAALQYLAPYSGCAMGEYFRDRGEDALIIYDDLSKQAVAYRQISLLLRRPPGREAYPGDVFYLHSRLLERAARVNAEYVEAFTKGEVKGKTGSLTALPIIETQAGDVSAFVPTNVISITDGQIFLESTLFNAGIRPAVNPGISVSRVGGAAQTKIMKKLSGGIRTALAQYRELAAFSQFASDLDDATRKQLSHGQKVTELLKQKQYAPMSVAQQSLVLFAAERGYLEDVELAKIGSFEAALLAYVDRDHAPLMQEINQSGGYNDEIEGKLKGILDSFKATQSW; this is encoded by the coding sequence ATGCAACTGAATTCCACCGAAATCAGCGAACTGATCAAGCAGCGCATTGCTCAGTTCAGTGTTGTGAGCGAGGCTCACAACGAAGGTACAATCGTTTCTGTAAGTGACGGTATCATCCGCGTACACGGCCTGGCCGATGTCATGCAGGGTGAGATGATTTCCCTTCCGGGAAACCGTTACGCCATTGCACTAAACCTCGAGCGCGACTCTGTAGGTGCAGTAGTAATGGGTCCGTACGCTGACCTTGCCGAAGGCATGAAAGTTAAGTGTACTGGCCGTATTCTTGAAGTACCGGTAGGCCGTGGCCTGTTGGGCCGCGTGGTGAACACCCTGGGTGCACCAATCGATGGTAAAGGTCCGCTTGAGCATGACGGTTTTGCTGCCGTTGAAGCGATCGCACCTGGTGTAATCGAACGTCAATCCGTAGACCAGCCTGTACAGACTGGTTATAAGTCCGTCGATGCCATGATCCCAATCGGTCGTGGTCAGCGTGAACTTATCATCGGTGACCGTCAGACAGGTAAGACTGCTCTGGCAATCGATGCCATCATCAACCAGCGTGATTCCGGCATCAAATGTATCTACGTTGCTATCGGCCAGAAAGCGTCCACTATCTCTAACGTGGTTCGTAAACTGGAAGAGCACGGCGCACTGTCTAACACTATCGTTGTTGTTGCGACTGCATCAGAATCTGCTGCACTGCAATACCTGGCACCGTACTCCGGTTGCGCGATGGGTGAATACTTCCGTGACCGTGGTGAAGATGCACTGATCATTTATGATGACCTGTCCAAACAGGCTGTTGCTTATCGTCAGATTTCCCTGCTGCTTCGTCGTCCACCAGGTCGTGAAGCTTACCCAGGTGACGTATTCTATCTCCACTCCCGTCTGCTGGAACGTGCTGCGCGTGTTAACGCTGAATACGTTGAAGCATTCACCAAGGGTGAAGTGAAAGGCAAAACAGGTTCCCTGACTGCGCTTCCGATTATCGAAACGCAAGCGGGTGACGTTTCCGCGTTCGTTCCGACCAACGTAATTTCTATTACCGATGGTCAGATCTTCCTGGAATCAACACTGTTTAACGCCGGTATTCGTCCTGCGGTTAACCCGGGTATCTCCGTATCCCGTGTTGGTGGTGCTGCTCAGACCAAGATCATGAAAAAACTGTCCGGTGGTATTCGTACCGCTCTGGCACAGTATCGTGAACTGGCTGCGTTCTCTCAGTTTGCATCTGACCTCGATGACGCGACTCGTAAACAGTTGAGCCACGGTCAAAAAGTGACCGAGCTTCTGAAACAGAAACAATATGCGCCGATGTCTGTTGCGCAGCAGTCTCTGGTTCTGTTCGCAGCTGAACGTGGTTACCTCGAAGATGTGGAACTGGCTAAAATCGGTAGCTTCGAAGCCGCTCTGCTGGCTTATGTTGACCGTGACCATGCTCCACTGATGCAAGAAATCAACCAATCTGGTGGCTACAACGACGAAATCGAAGGCAAGCTGAAAGGCATCCTCGATTCCTTCAAAGCAACTCAGTCCTGGTAA
- the atpG gene encoding F0F1 ATP synthase subunit gamma: MAGAKEIRSKIASVQNTQKITKAMEMVAASKMRKTQERMAASRPYAETMRKVIGHLALGNLEYKHPYLDEREVKRVGYLVVSTDRGLCGGLNTNLFKKLLADMKEWSDKGVQSEIAMIGSKGVSFFNSVGGNIVAQVTGMGDNPSLSELIGPVKVMLQAYDEGRLDKLYVVSNKFINTMSQVPTLTQLLPLPPAEDGELKKKSWDYLYEPDPKALLDTLLRRYVESQVYQGVVENLASEQAARMVAMKAATDNGGSLIKELQLVYNKARQASITQELTEIVGGASAV, from the coding sequence ATGGCCGGCGCAAAAGAGATACGTAGTAAGATCGCAAGCGTCCAGAACACGCAGAAGATCACCAAAGCAATGGAAATGGTCGCCGCGTCCAAAATGCGTAAAACGCAGGAACGCATGGCTGCCAGCCGTCCTTACGCAGAAACAATGCGTAAAGTGATTGGCCATCTGGCTTTAGGTAATCTTGAGTACAAACACCCTTACCTGGATGAACGCGAAGTCAAACGCGTGGGCTACCTGGTGGTGTCCACTGACCGTGGTCTGTGTGGTGGCTTGAACACTAACCTGTTCAAAAAGCTGCTGGCTGACATGAAAGAGTGGTCCGATAAAGGCGTTCAAAGCGAAATCGCAATGATCGGCTCTAAAGGCGTCTCTTTCTTCAACTCTGTAGGCGGCAATATTGTTGCTCAGGTGACTGGTATGGGTGATAACCCTTCCCTGTCCGAGTTGATTGGCCCGGTGAAAGTGATGTTGCAGGCCTACGATGAAGGCCGTCTGGACAAGCTGTATGTTGTCAGCAACAAATTTATTAACACAATGTCTCAGGTTCCTACCCTTACCCAACTGCTGCCGTTACCGCCAGCAGAAGACGGCGAGTTGAAGAAGAAATCCTGGGATTATCTGTATGAACCTGATCCTAAAGCGCTGCTGGACACCTTGCTGCGCCGTTACGTGGAATCTCAGGTTTATCAGGGCGTCGTAGAAAACCTGGCCAGCGAGCAGGCCGCACGTATGGTGGCGATGAAAGCCGCTACCGACAATGGCGGCAGCCTGATTAAAGAGCTGCAGTTGGTTTACAACAAAGCTCGTCAGGCCAGCATTACTCAGGAACTCACCGAAATCGTCGGTGGCGCTTCCGCGGTATAA